One part of the Marinobacterium rhizophilum genome encodes these proteins:
- a CDS encoding response regulator transcription factor — protein sequence MSSTEHPHFLVVDDDPTFSRILARAMTLRGYQVQVAHSVDQALQCLQLQVPDQATVDLKMEGASGLTLIAHLRAASPRMRILVLTGYASISTAVEAIKLGASNYLPKPADADQILAALAQQDADPGLEIDTQPMSVNRLEWEHIQKVLGEHQGNISATARALGMHRRTLQRKLLKRPVSR from the coding sequence ATGAGCAGTACTGAGCACCCGCATTTTCTTGTCGTCGACGATGACCCCACCTTCAGCCGCATACTGGCCCGGGCCATGACTCTGCGCGGTTACCAGGTTCAGGTTGCCCATAGCGTCGACCAGGCGTTGCAATGCCTGCAGCTGCAGGTGCCCGACCAGGCAACAGTGGATCTGAAAATGGAGGGTGCGTCAGGCCTGACGCTGATTGCGCACCTGCGCGCGGCAAGCCCGCGGATGCGCATCCTGGTGCTGACCGGCTATGCCAGCATCAGCACGGCGGTGGAAGCCATCAAGCTCGGTGCCAGCAACTACCTGCCAAAGCCCGCCGATGCCGACCAGATACTGGCAGCGCTGGCGCAGCAAGATGCCGACCCCGGGCTTGAGATTGACACCCAGCCCATGTCGGTCAACCGGCTGGAGTGGGAACACATTCAGAAGGTCCTGGGGGAGCATCAGGGCAATATATCCGCCACTGCCCGCGCCCTTGGCATGCACAGGCGCACCCTGCAGCGCAAACTGCTCAAGCGGCCGGTGAGCCGCTAG
- a CDS encoding 2-isopropylmalate synthase produces MSDNNRVIIFDTTLRDGEQSPGASMTRDEKLRIARQLEKMRVDVIEAGFAIASQGDFEAVKAIADTVRNSTICSLSRALDKDIDRAGEALRNANSGRIHTFIATSPIHMKYKLQMQPDQVVEQAVKAVARARNLMDDVEFSLEDASRSEFDFMCRIIEQVIDAGARTINIPDTVGYAVPQEFAATIARLIANIPNADKAIFSVHCHNDLGLAVANSLAAVSAGARQVECTVNGLGERAGNASLEEVVMAIRTRHDTLGVTTNIDSTQIVPASKLVSSVTGFPVQPNKAIVGANAFAHESGIHQDGMLKHRETYEIMTAESVGWHANRMVMGKHSGRNAFRTRLEELGTSVASEAELNDAFARFKDLADKKHEIFDEDLMALVSDTRASAGNEIYRLSSLKVTSQTGEVPQASITLMINGQEQSAVSAGSGPVDATFKAIESLVQSGSSLELYSVNAITSGTDSQGEVTVRLELGGRIVNGLGADTDIIIASAKAYLHALNLLEANVQKAHPQV; encoded by the coding sequence ATGAGCGATAACAACAGAGTCATTATTTTCGACACCACCCTGCGTGATGGTGAGCAGAGCCCCGGTGCGTCCATGACCCGGGATGAAAAACTGCGCATTGCCCGCCAGCTCGAGAAGATGCGCGTCGATGTTATCGAGGCGGGCTTCGCCATTGCCAGCCAGGGCGACTTCGAGGCGGTGAAGGCGATTGCCGATACGGTGCGCAACAGCACCATCTGCTCCCTTTCACGGGCGCTGGACAAGGATATCGACCGCGCTGGAGAGGCGCTGCGCAACGCCAACTCCGGGCGTATTCACACCTTTATTGCCACCTCGCCGATCCATATGAAATACAAGCTGCAGATGCAGCCGGACCAGGTGGTGGAACAGGCGGTGAAGGCCGTTGCCCGAGCACGCAACCTGATGGATGATGTGGAGTTCTCGCTGGAAGACGCCAGCCGTTCCGAGTTCGATTTCATGTGCCGCATCATCGAGCAGGTGATCGACGCCGGCGCGCGCACCATCAACATTCCGGATACCGTGGGCTACGCGGTGCCGCAGGAATTCGCGGCCACCATCGCCCGCCTGATCGCCAATATTCCCAACGCCGACAAGGCCATTTTCTCGGTGCATTGCCACAACGACCTGGGGCTGGCGGTGGCCAACTCCCTGGCAGCGGTGTCCGCCGGTGCGCGGCAGGTGGAGTGTACCGTCAACGGGCTGGGCGAGCGCGCCGGTAACGCCTCGCTGGAAGAGGTCGTGATGGCAATCCGCACCCGCCACGATACCCTTGGCGTTACCACCAACATCGATAGTACCCAGATAGTGCCGGCCTCCAAGCTGGTATCCAGCGTGACCGGTTTTCCGGTTCAGCCCAACAAGGCCATCGTTGGCGCCAATGCCTTTGCCCACGAGTCGGGCATTCATCAGGACGGCATGCTCAAGCACCGTGAAACCTATGAAATCATGACCGCAGAGTCCGTCGGCTGGCACGCCAACCGCATGGTTATGGGCAAGCACTCCGGCCGTAACGCCTTCCGCACGCGTCTTGAAGAGCTGGGCACCAGCGTGGCCTCCGAGGCCGAGCTGAATGATGCCTTTGCCCGCTTCAAGGACCTGGCGGACAAAAAGCACGAAATCTTCGACGAAGACCTGATGGCACTGGTGTCCGATACCCGTGCCTCCGCCGGCAACGAGATTTACCGCCTGAGCAGCCTCAAGGTGACCTCCCAGACCGGCGAAGTGCCACAGGCCAGCATCACACTGATGATCAACGGCCAGGAACAGTCGGCGGTCTCTGCGGGTTCAGGCCCGGTGGATGCGACCTTCAAGGCGATCGAGTCCCTGGTGCAGTCCGGCTCCAGCCTGGAACTCTATTCGGTGAACGCCATCACCAGCGGTACCGACTCCCAGGGCGAGGTTACGGTACGGCTGGAGCTGGGCGGGCGCATTGTCAATGGCCTGGGCGCTGACACCGATATCATTATCGCCTCGGCCAAGGCCTATCTGCATGCGTTGAACCTGCTTGAGGCCAACGTACAGAAGGCGCACCCGCAGGTTTGA
- a CDS encoding MalY/PatB family protein codes for MAPENFDRIIDRRDTASEKWEKYRDSEILPMWVADTDFMSPPAVIEALQQRISHGVFGYTQTPAELNRLVVERMQRLYGWAIEADWLVWLPGLVCGLNLSCRSVGADGDNVLAPKPVYPPFMTAPRLSSRQLITVPMQQQGARWTLDLDALEAAITPDSRLLLFCNPHNPGGTCYRQEELERLASIARRHDLVVCSDEIHCDLILEPGVEHRPLASINSDIQARSITLMAPSKTYNIAGLGCSFAIIPDPELRKAFNRVRKGIVPDVNLLGYTAALAAYRDGDAWNLRQIDYLRGNRDYLVQEINRIPGLRMEPVEATYLAWIDVSAAKLENPARFFEQAGVGLSPGRDFGDDRFMRLNFGCPRGLLEEAVRRMRSALLNHLPA; via the coding sequence ATGGCCCCCGAAAACTTCGACCGTATTATCGATCGCCGCGATACCGCCAGCGAGAAATGGGAAAAGTACCGCGACAGCGAAATCCTGCCCATGTGGGTAGCCGATACCGATTTCATGTCGCCCCCAGCGGTGATCGAGGCGCTGCAGCAGCGCATCAGCCACGGCGTCTTCGGTTACACCCAGACACCGGCCGAGCTCAACCGCCTGGTTGTCGAGCGCATGCAGCGGCTCTATGGCTGGGCAATAGAGGCTGACTGGCTGGTGTGGCTGCCAGGCCTGGTATGCGGCCTCAACCTCAGCTGTCGCAGCGTTGGTGCCGATGGCGACAACGTGCTGGCGCCCAAGCCCGTCTACCCGCCGTTCATGACCGCCCCACGGCTGTCATCCCGCCAGCTGATCACCGTACCGATGCAGCAGCAGGGTGCACGCTGGACACTGGATCTTGACGCCCTGGAAGCCGCCATTACCCCCGACAGCCGGCTGCTGCTGTTCTGCAACCCCCACAACCCCGGCGGCACCTGCTACCGGCAGGAAGAACTTGAACGCCTGGCGAGCATCGCCCGCCGGCATGACCTGGTCGTCTGCTCCGATGAAATCCACTGCGACCTGATTCTGGAGCCGGGTGTCGAGCATCGGCCACTGGCCTCGATCAACAGCGACATCCAGGCCCGCAGCATCACCCTGATGGCCCCGAGCAAGACCTACAATATCGCCGGTCTTGGCTGTTCATTCGCCATCATCCCCGACCCTGAACTGCGCAAGGCTTTCAATCGTGTGCGCAAGGGCATCGTGCCGGATGTGAATCTGCTGGGCTATACCGCAGCGCTGGCGGCCTACCGCGACGGCGATGCCTGGAACCTGCGTCAGATCGACTACCTGCGTGGCAACCGCGACTACCTGGTGCAGGAAATCAACCGTATTCCGGGACTGCGCATGGAACCGGTCGAGGCCACCTACCTGGCCTGGATCGATGTATCCGCCGCCAAGCTCGAAAACCCGGCCCGTTTCTTCGAGCAGGCCGGTGTGGGCCTGTCTCCGGGGCGGGACTTTGGCGATGATCGTTTCATGCGCCTCAACTTCGGTTGCCCCCGGGGCCTGCTGGAAGAAGCGGTACGCCGCATGCGCAGCGCCCTGCTGAATCACCTGCCGGCATAG
- the epmA gene encoding EF-P lysine aminoacylase EpmA gives MTSEGWRPSASIENLRHRARILADIRRFFGERDVLEVETPALSHRAVSDPFIDSIEAAYRPFPGGPAQPLYLQSSPEYAMKRLLAAGSGAIYQLGRAYRNGESGGRHNPEFTMLEWYRPDFDDRDLMDEVEALVCTVLDLPPVRRVTYRALFVEQLGLDPATAPLAELKARARASLDVAMEDDDRDSWLNLLMSHLIEPALATAGAVFVHEFPASQAALARLRQGEDGTPVAARFELFINGMELANGYHELTDAAEQARRLQADQRSRATLDLPQRPLEDRLVDALAQGLPDCAGVALGVDRLVMLALGTTSINDVIAFPFARA, from the coding sequence ATGACTTCAGAAGGCTGGCGCCCCAGTGCGTCGATTGAAAACCTGCGCCACCGGGCCCGGATTCTGGCGGATATCCGGCGCTTCTTTGGCGAACGCGATGTGCTGGAAGTGGAAACGCCGGCGCTGTCGCACCGGGCGGTGAGCGACCCCTTTATCGACAGCATCGAAGCGGCCTACCGGCCTTTTCCGGGAGGCCCGGCGCAGCCGCTCTATCTGCAAAGTTCACCCGAGTACGCGATGAAACGGCTGCTGGCGGCGGGCAGCGGCGCCATCTACCAGCTGGGGCGAGCCTACCGCAACGGTGAGTCGGGCGGGCGGCACAACCCGGAGTTCACCATGCTGGAATGGTACCGGCCGGACTTTGACGATCGTGATCTGATGGACGAAGTCGAGGCACTGGTGTGTACCGTACTGGATTTGCCGCCGGTTCGCCGCGTCACTTACCGGGCGCTGTTTGTGGAACAGCTCGGGCTGGATCCTGCTACGGCACCGCTGGCTGAATTAAAAGCCAGGGCGCGGGCGTCTCTGGATGTGGCGATGGAGGATGATGACCGGGACAGCTGGCTGAACCTGTTGATGTCGCACCTGATCGAGCCTGCACTGGCCACCGCAGGGGCTGTATTCGTGCACGAGTTTCCCGCCAGCCAGGCCGCGCTGGCACGGCTGCGGCAAGGTGAAGACGGTACGCCGGTGGCGGCGCGTTTCGAACTGTTTATCAACGGCATGGAGCTGGCCAACGGCTACCACGAACTGACCGATGCCGCCGAGCAGGCCCGGCGCCTGCAGGCGGACCAGCGCAGCCGTGCGACCCTCGATCTGCCACAGCGGCCTCTGGAAGATCGGCTGGTGGATGCCCTGGCCCAGGGGCTGCCGGACTGCGCCGGTGTCGCCCTGGGCGTCGACCGCCTGGTGATGCTGGCGCTGGGCACCACGTCGATCAATGACGTCATCGCTTTCCCGTTTGCTCGTGCCTAG
- a CDS encoding efflux transporter outer membrane subunit: protein MISRLPSLGAAVLLLSACSLAPQYQQPATPAGATWQVDTPQAEVPQRDTVFTDPALQRDTVFTDPALQRLIALALDNNRDLRLAALNVQAFEAQYRISRAALVPTLDASLAGSRQRLPADLSGTGSTAISSQYSAGIGLSAYELDFFGRIRSLKDQALEQYLAEQENRRSAQIGLVSAVASAYLTLVADRELLQLSSSTLHSELQSLALIEQKQRLGVASELELAQSRITVEAARASEALYQRQVIRDGNALAQLLGTPVPLDLAFPASLTEVRIAATPALAPSQLLQQRPDILAAEHQLRAANASIGAARAALFPSISLTTSAGSLSPDLGGLFAGGSGTWLLAPVLNLPLFDGGQRAANVDVARTGQEIAVVSYQQTIETAFREVADSLNTQAQFERQLAAQDAQVDAGERYLQLADQRFEQGVDSYLTRLDAQRSLFSARQQRVSTRLAELNNRISLYKALGGG from the coding sequence ATGATTAGCCGCCTGCCAAGCCTTGGCGCCGCTGTGCTGCTGCTCAGCGCCTGCTCCCTGGCGCCCCAGTACCAGCAACCGGCCACGCCCGCAGGTGCGACCTGGCAGGTAGACACCCCTCAGGCCGAAGTGCCGCAGCGCGATACAGTCTTTACCGATCCTGCGCTGCAGCGCGATACAGTCTTTACCGATCCTGCGCTGCAGCGACTGATTGCGCTGGCGCTGGACAATAACCGTGACCTGCGCCTGGCAGCACTGAATGTGCAGGCGTTCGAGGCACAGTACCGTATCAGCCGCGCAGCCCTGGTGCCGACGCTGGACGCCAGCCTGGCAGGCTCGCGCCAGCGCCTGCCGGCCGACCTGTCCGGCACCGGCAGCACCGCCATCAGCAGCCAGTACAGTGCCGGCATCGGCTTGAGCGCTTACGAACTGGACTTCTTTGGCCGCATTCGCAGCCTGAAGGACCAGGCCCTGGAGCAATACCTGGCCGAACAGGAAAACCGCCGCAGCGCCCAGATCGGACTGGTCTCGGCCGTGGCATCCGCCTACCTGACCCTGGTGGCGGACCGGGAGCTGCTACAGCTCAGCAGCTCGACCCTGCACAGCGAGCTGCAGAGCCTGGCACTGATCGAGCAGAAACAGCGCCTTGGCGTGGCCTCCGAACTGGAGTTGGCCCAGAGCCGCATCACCGTGGAAGCCGCCCGTGCCAGCGAAGCCCTGTACCAGCGCCAGGTCATCCGAGACGGCAACGCCCTGGCCCAGCTGCTTGGCACCCCCGTTCCGCTGGACCTCGCATTTCCTGCCAGCCTGACCGAGGTGCGGATTGCCGCCACACCGGCACTGGCGCCCTCGCAGCTGCTGCAGCAGCGGCCGGACATCCTGGCCGCCGAACATCAGTTGCGGGCCGCCAACGCCAGCATCGGTGCCGCCCGGGCGGCGCTCTTTCCGAGCATCAGCCTGACCACCAGCGCCGGCTCCCTGAGCCCGGATCTGGGTGGGCTTTTTGCCGGCGGTTCCGGCACCTGGCTGCTGGCACCGGTACTGAACCTGCCACTGTTCGACGGCGGCCAGCGCGCCGCCAATGTCGATGTCGCCCGAACCGGGCAGGAGATCGCCGTGGTGAGCTACCAGCAGACCATCGAAACCGCCTTTCGCGAAGTCGCCGACAGCCTCAACACCCAGGCCCAGTTTGAGCGCCAGCTGGCGGCGCAAGACGCTCAGGTGGACGCTGGCGAGCGCTACCTGCAGCTGGCCGATCAGCGCTTTGAACAGGGCGTGGACAGCTACCTGACCCGCCTGGATGCGCAGCGCTCGCTGTTCAGTGCGCGCCAGCAACGGGTCAGCACGCGCCTGGCGGAGCTGAACAACCGCATCAGCCTGTACAAGGCGCTCGGCGGCGGCTGA
- a CDS encoding ATP-binding protein, translating to MHGNRQQLLQLTYLRTLALFGLGTLLLYAVYQLDARLNSWQAVTTLLAMTLVNAATYARLHSRLPVTNPELFGQLTADAALYGALFYQTGGASNPFIFMLLVPLIIAATTLPWRYTWFMAALIVAIYGSLMQYFIPIWPAHNGHQDASETLLNLHLTGMWLNFLLTVLLIGWFVARMHENMLRQQQRLERQRQKRIEDQQLLALATQAAGTAHELGTPLATMQVLLHEMAREHRAAPQLLDDIRLLQQQVDSCSRRLRSLAHSVRDEAHSSRLEAMDSLLDAVLEQWQLMRPEVTYVLHRDAGEAPALLCSVSLRQALLNLLNNAADACPDSIRIQLSWDSSDCWLRIRDQGPGLPLEHSEDLGKPFVTTKGRGLGIGLFLTTSTLASIDGEVRLYNHPEGGTLTEVRLPRKPHHRQSDEQY from the coding sequence GTGCACGGCAATCGCCAACAACTGCTGCAACTGACCTACCTGCGCACCCTGGCCCTGTTCGGCCTCGGCACCCTGCTGCTGTATGCCGTCTACCAGCTCGATGCCAGGCTGAACAGCTGGCAGGCCGTGACCACCCTGCTGGCCATGACCCTGGTCAATGCCGCTACCTACGCCCGGCTGCACTCCCGCCTGCCAGTGACCAACCCCGAACTCTTCGGCCAACTGACCGCCGACGCCGCCCTCTACGGCGCGCTCTTCTACCAGACCGGCGGCGCCAGCAATCCCTTCATTTTCATGCTGCTGGTACCGCTGATCATTGCCGCCACCACCCTGCCCTGGCGTTACACCTGGTTCATGGCTGCGCTGATCGTGGCGATCTACGGCTCGCTGATGCAGTACTTCATTCCCATCTGGCCCGCGCACAATGGCCACCAGGATGCCAGCGAAACGCTGCTCAACCTGCACCTCACCGGCATGTGGCTGAACTTCCTGCTCACCGTGCTGCTGATCGGCTGGTTCGTGGCCCGCATGCACGAAAACATGCTGCGCCAGCAGCAGCGGCTGGAGCGCCAGCGCCAGAAACGCATCGAGGATCAGCAGCTGCTGGCACTGGCCACCCAGGCCGCCGGCACCGCCCATGAACTGGGCACACCGCTGGCCACCATGCAGGTACTGCTGCACGAAATGGCACGGGAGCACCGCGCAGCGCCGCAGCTGCTGGACGATATCCGGTTACTGCAGCAGCAGGTCGACAGCTGCTCCAGGCGCCTGCGCAGCCTGGCCCACTCGGTTCGTGATGAAGCACACAGCAGCCGCCTGGAGGCGATGGACAGCCTGCTGGACGCGGTGCTGGAGCAATGGCAGCTGATGCGTCCTGAAGTAACCTATGTACTGCACCGCGATGCCGGTGAGGCACCCGCACTGCTGTGCTCGGTGTCACTGCGCCAGGCGCTGCTGAACCTGCTGAACAATGCGGCCGATGCCTGCCCCGACAGCATTCGCATTCAACTGAGCTGGGACAGCAGCGACTGCTGGCTGCGCATCCGCGACCAGGGGCCGGGATTGCCGCTGGAGCATAGTGAAGACCTGGGCAAGCCTTTCGTCACCACCAAGGGCCGCGGGCTTGGCATTGGCCTGTTTCTGACCACCAGCACCCTGGCCAGCATTGACGGCGAGGTGCGACTCTACAATCATCCCGAGGGTGGCACTCTCACCGAAGTGCGGCTCCCCCGCAAACCCCATCACAGGCAGTCCGATGAGCAGTACTGA
- a CDS encoding GNAT family N-acetyltransferase, translated as MAEVRVLVESDLASLDQLQPQCFDPPWSEDMLRARLRHPRSLNLGIFCAGELQGFVLLGYLLDEAEVLQIGVAQRHLRRGLARQLLGTALQRLPALGVERLMLEVRASNQAALGLYRGLGFVEDGRRAGYYPTATGHEDAVLMSVRPGR; from the coding sequence ATGGCTGAGGTTCGTGTGCTGGTCGAGTCTGACCTGGCGTCCCTTGATCAGCTGCAACCGCAGTGCTTCGATCCGCCCTGGAGCGAGGACATGCTGCGCGCGCGCCTGCGACACCCGCGCAGCCTGAACCTGGGCATTTTCTGCGCCGGTGAACTGCAGGGCTTTGTACTGCTGGGTTATTTGCTGGATGAAGCCGAAGTGCTGCAGATCGGTGTGGCACAGCGGCACTTGCGCCGCGGGCTTGCCCGCCAGCTGCTGGGAACGGCCCTGCAGCGGTTGCCGGCCCTGGGGGTTGAGCGCCTGATGCTGGAAGTGCGGGCATCCAACCAGGCGGCCCTGGGCCTCTATCGTGGGCTGGGGTTTGTCGAAGACGGGCGTCGCGCTGGCTATTACCCAACGGCAACCGGGCATGAGGACGCCGTATTGATGAGCGTTCGGCCAGGCCGCTGA
- the efp gene encoding elongation factor P, which yields MANYSANQFKNGLKIMLDGDPCTMTDVEFVKPGKGQAFTRVKMRNLISGRTWEKTFKSNESAEGADVMDRDMEYLYSDGEMWHFMEPATFEQFAADKNAVGDAYQWLKEQDRSMITLWNGNPISVTPPNFVELAVTETDPGVKGDTAQGGSKPATLSTGAVVRVPLFIEEGDILKIDTRTGAYVSRA from the coding sequence ATGGCAAATTATTCCGCGAACCAGTTCAAGAACGGCCTGAAAATCATGCTCGACGGTGATCCCTGCACCATGACGGATGTCGAGTTCGTCAAGCCGGGCAAAGGTCAGGCGTTCACCCGTGTAAAAATGCGCAACCTGATTAGCGGTCGCACCTGGGAAAAAACCTTCAAGTCCAACGAATCGGCCGAAGGCGCGGACGTGATGGACCGCGACATGGAATACCTCTATAGCGATGGTGAAATGTGGCACTTCATGGAGCCTGCGACCTTCGAGCAGTTCGCCGCCGACAAGAACGCTGTAGGTGATGCGTACCAGTGGCTGAAAGAGCAGGACCGCAGCATGATCACGCTGTGGAACGGCAACCCCATCTCCGTCACGCCGCCCAACTTTGTTGAACTGGCGGTGACCGAAACCGATCCCGGCGTGAAGGGTGATACCGCCCAGGGCGGCTCCAAGCCTGCCACGCTGAGCACCGGCGCGGTGGTACGTGTACCGCTGTTTATCGAAGAGGGCGATATCCTCAAGATCGATACCCGCACCGGCGCCTACGTCAGCCGCGCCTGA
- a CDS encoding energy-coupling factor ABC transporter permease: MSITDGLLAPAASFWLLAVFSAFVVLALWRLPWRILLGNRQLQHLFFGSTVALTLLWTLRAGISPGLGIHFLGMTLLTLMFGWDLAIISATLALLGVSWIGLESWQGFGFNGLCTIVLPALVSLGVLRLVEARLAKNFFVYLFCCGFLGAAISVGVMGLAAALSLWGLGVYPWQQVYQEYVLLLPLIMFPEGLLNGIVMTAMMVFYPDWIRTFNARIYIDEQ, from the coding sequence ATGAGTATCACCGACGGCCTGCTGGCACCTGCAGCTTCGTTCTGGCTACTGGCTGTATTCAGCGCCTTTGTCGTGCTGGCCCTGTGGCGCCTGCCCTGGCGTATTCTGCTGGGCAACCGGCAACTGCAGCATCTGTTTTTTGGCAGTACCGTGGCGCTGACGTTGCTCTGGACGCTGCGTGCCGGTATTTCGCCGGGCCTGGGTATCCACTTTCTGGGCATGACCCTGCTGACGCTGATGTTTGGCTGGGATCTGGCGATCATCTCGGCAACCCTGGCGTTGCTGGGGGTGAGCTGGATCGGGCTGGAAAGCTGGCAGGGGTTTGGCTTCAACGGCCTGTGCACCATTGTACTGCCGGCGCTGGTCAGCCTTGGCGTTCTGCGCCTGGTGGAAGCGCGTCTGGCAAAGAATTTCTTTGTTTACCTGTTCTGTTGCGGTTTTCTGGGCGCAGCCATTTCCGTCGGAGTCATGGGGTTGGCGGCGGCCTTGTCGCTGTGGGGGCTGGGGGTATATCCGTGGCAGCAGGTCTACCAGGAATATGTGCTCCTGCTGCCGCTGATCATGTTCCCGGAAGGACTGCTCAACGGCATCGTAATGACCGCCATGATGGTGTTCTATCCCGACTGGATACGTACCTTCAACGCCCGTATCTATATCGATGAGCAGTAA
- a CDS encoding DUF1820 family protein: protein MASDERMYRVQFINQDQVYELYARHVFQSEMWGFIEIEEFVFGSRSELLVDPGEEKLKKQFGDVKRSFIPMQAIIRIDEVRQEGVPKISEARGSVTAFPLSVPPRRDR from the coding sequence ATGGCCAGTGACGAACGTATGTACCGGGTGCAGTTTATCAATCAGGATCAGGTGTACGAGCTCTATGCCCGGCATGTGTTCCAGAGCGAGATGTGGGGCTTTATCGAGATCGAGGAATTTGTCTTCGGCAGTCGTTCGGAACTGCTGGTGGATCCGGGGGAGGAAAAGCTGAAAAAGCAGTTTGGTGACGTCAAGCGTTCCTTTATTCCGATGCAGGCGATTATCCGCATCGATGAAGTGCGCCAGGAAGGGGTGCCGAAAATCAGTGAAGCCCGTGGCAGTGTCACGGCTTTCCCGCTGTCGGTGCCGCCGCGGCGGGATCGCTGA
- the epmB gene encoding EF-P beta-lysylation protein EpmB, translating to MTLPVTQLDDWQQLLSHTIDDPAELLRLLELPAELLAPARAAAADFALRVPVPYLKRIRKGDPDDPLLRQVLPLGAERLSVPGYVSDPLAEMAANHQDGLIHKYKGRVLLILTGACAINCRYCFRRHFPYEDNRLGPEQWQQVLDYLRRHSEVNEVIFSGGDPLATSDKRLARMVRDLADIPHLSRVRVHSRLPVVIPQRVTDSLIEALTGTRLQSLMVLHVNHASEIDQDVDQAVLRLKRAGVTMLNQSVLLRGVNDSVSALQALSERLFAAGVLPYYLFVLDAVAGAAHFDVSDDEARSLMRALQAELPGFLLPRLAREIPGRPAKTLLALGGDSTA from the coding sequence ATGACTCTCCCGGTTACACAGCTTGACGACTGGCAACAGCTGCTCAGTCACACTATCGACGATCCTGCTGAACTGTTACGCCTGCTGGAACTCCCCGCCGAACTGCTGGCCCCCGCCAGGGCCGCGGCCGCTGATTTCGCGCTGCGCGTTCCTGTGCCCTACCTCAAGCGTATCCGCAAGGGCGACCCGGATGACCCCCTGCTGCGCCAGGTGTTGCCGCTGGGCGCCGAGCGTCTCAGCGTGCCGGGCTACGTGTCCGATCCGCTGGCGGAAATGGCCGCCAATCACCAGGATGGCCTGATTCACAAGTACAAGGGCCGGGTACTGCTGATACTGACCGGTGCCTGCGCCATCAACTGCCGTTACTGTTTCCGGCGCCACTTCCCCTATGAAGACAATCGCCTGGGACCCGAGCAGTGGCAGCAGGTACTGGACTACCTGCGCCGACACAGCGAGGTCAACGAGGTCATCTTTTCCGGCGGCGACCCCCTGGCCACCAGCGACAAGCGCCTGGCGCGCATGGTGCGTGATCTCGCCGACATCCCCCACCTCAGCCGCGTTCGTGTACACAGTCGGTTGCCGGTGGTTATTCCCCAGCGCGTGACCGACAGCCTGATCGAGGCCCTTACCGGCACCCGCTTGCAAAGCCTGATGGTGCTGCACGTCAACCATGCCAGCGAAATCGATCAGGATGTGGATCAGGCCGTATTGCGGCTCAAGCGCGCCGGCGTGACCATGCTGAACCAGTCGGTACTGCTGCGCGGTGTAAACGACAGTGTGAGCGCCTTGCAGGCCCTGAGCGAGCGACTCTTCGCCGCCGGCGTACTACCCTATTACTTGTTTGTACTGGATGCCGTGGCCGGGGCCGCCCACTTTGATGTCAGCGATGACGAGGCGCGGTCACTGATGCGGGCACTGCAGGCTGAGCTGCCCGGTTTTCTGCTGCCGCGTCTTGCACGGGAGATTCCGGGGCGCCCGGCAAAAACACTACTGGCGCTTGGTGGAGACAGTACCGCCTGA